In the genome of Acidimicrobiia bacterium, one region contains:
- a CDS encoding NADH-quinone oxidoreductase subunit N, giving the protein MNVDYHAILPEIILGITVLAVLVVDLLRVPKYYTAVVGLVGLFAAFVPVLTLGFCDSLGFCTETGNRIMFGDSYVVDTFALVLKGLFLGSAFVAMLLSVGYIESDRYWQGEFYFLMLASVLGAIVMASSRDLITIFVGLELVTGPTFLMAGWRKGDAKSNEAALKYFIIGVLSAALLLFGMSLVYGMTAELTFTGIRAASAAFVDEPLFIVGVIFTLLGFAFKVSAVPFHFWTPDTYEGAPIPVTAYLSVVSKTAGFVGLLTICFLAFAEVASLWGPVLWVLAALSMTVGNLAALRQTNIVRLLGYSSIAQGGFILVPFGAAVASDVTGAQLEEAFFASVTYLLIYAFMNLGAFAVVIAGANKLESAEIDDWAGLFSYSPGIATMLAVFFFSLAGIPPLAGWFAKFVMFRSVLSVGGGAATALAVIAVVNSVIAFVYYAKVVKSAFMDSVPETVPAVEIGGRPIGPSLRFAMVLTVIGTIAIGINPSWIADLATLTKDFASGF; this is encoded by the coding sequence TTGAACGTCGATTACCACGCCATCCTCCCCGAGATCATCCTCGGGATCACCGTCCTCGCCGTCCTCGTCGTGGACCTCCTCAGGGTTCCGAAGTACTACACCGCAGTCGTCGGCCTGGTCGGGCTGTTCGCGGCGTTCGTTCCGGTCCTCACGCTCGGCTTTTGTGACAGTCTCGGTTTCTGCACCGAGACGGGGAACCGGATCATGTTCGGCGACTCGTACGTCGTGGACACGTTCGCTCTCGTGCTCAAGGGCCTGTTCCTCGGCTCGGCCTTCGTGGCAATGCTGCTGTCCGTCGGATACATCGAGAGCGACCGCTATTGGCAGGGCGAGTTCTACTTCTTGATGCTCGCATCGGTGCTCGGCGCCATCGTCATGGCGTCGAGTCGCGACCTGATCACGATCTTCGTCGGGCTCGAGCTCGTCACCGGGCCGACGTTCCTGATGGCGGGCTGGCGCAAGGGAGACGCCAAGTCGAACGAGGCCGCCCTGAAATATTTCATCATCGGCGTCCTCTCGGCCGCGTTGCTCCTGTTCGGGATGTCCCTCGTGTACGGGATGACGGCCGAGCTGACGTTCACGGGGATCAGGGCAGCCTCGGCCGCTTTCGTCGACGAGCCGCTGTTCATCGTCGGCGTGATCTTCACGCTGCTCGGTTTCGCTTTCAAGGTGTCGGCCGTGCCCTTCCACTTCTGGACGCCTGACACGTACGAGGGAGCGCCCATCCCTGTCACGGCGTACCTCTCCGTCGTCTCGAAGACTGCGGGGTTCGTCGGCCTTCTCACGATCTGCTTCCTGGCCTTCGCCGAAGTGGCGTCGCTGTGGGGCCCGGTGCTGTGGGTGCTGGCGGCGCTCTCGATGACGGTTGGCAACCTGGCCGCGCTGCGGCAGACGAACATCGTCCGCCTCCTCGGCTACTCCTCGATCGCCCAGGGTGGCTTCATCCTCGTCCCGTTCGGGGCAGCCGTCGCCTCCGACGTGACCGGCGCCCAGCTCGAGGAGGCCTTCTTTGCCTCGGTCACGTATCTGCTCATCTACGCCTTCATGAATCTCGGGGCGTTCGCAGTCGTCATCGCCGGCGCCAACAAGCTCGAGAGCGCCGAGATCGACGATTGGGCGGGCCTCTTCTCGTATAGCCCGGGGATCGCGACCATGCTCGCCGTCTTCTTCTTCTCGCTCGCCGGGATTCCCCCGCTCGCCGGGTGGTTCGCCAAGTTCGTCATGTTCCGCTCCGTGCTTTCGGTCGGTGGTGGGGCGGCGACCGCCCTGGCGGTGATCGCAGTCGTCAACTCGGTCATCGCCTTCGTGTACTACGCCAAGGTCGTGAAGTCGGCGTTCATGGATTCCGTGCCGGAGACCGTCCCCGCCGTCGAGATCGGTGGTCGTCCCATCGGTCCGAGCCTGCGTTTCGCCATGGTGCTCACCGTGATCGGGACGATCGCCATCGGGATCAACCCGTCCTGGATCGCCGACCTGGCGACCCTCACCAAGGACTTCGCCTCAGGGTTCTGA
- a CDS encoding META domain-containing protein, protein MAKPVQLAAAAGWQQCSRPVSSVTSNRAALFTMVAAVVVATSCAVDSSPTVDANPLAGTAWLVSSIDGQPPVAGRTPLVRFDEDTVTGSGGCNDFDGRYSLDGDRLIVVSIGTTADTCSDQKAQDLEDELLKTLREDPRFIALDDALTLVGTSSEIVIRLVPAD, encoded by the coding sequence ATGGCCAAACCTGTGCAACTCGCCGCCGCCGCCGGGTGGCAGCAGTGCTCTCGACCGGTTTCTAGTGTGACTTCGAACAGGGCCGCGCTCTTCACGATGGTCGCTGCCGTCGTTGTCGCCACATCGTGCGCCGTTGACTCGAGCCCAACCGTCGACGCCAACCCGCTGGCAGGAACCGCCTGGCTGGTTTCGTCGATTGATGGGCAACCACCGGTGGCGGGACGGACGCCGCTGGTTCGATTCGATGAGGACACCGTGACTGGGAGCGGGGGCTGCAACGACTTCGACGGCCGATATTCCCTCGATGGTGATCGGCTGATAGTGGTGAGCATCGGAACGACCGCAGACACATGCAGCGACCAGAAGGCCCAGGACCTCGAAGACGAACTCCTCAAAACCCTGCGAGAGGACCCCCGCTTCATTGCACTCGACGATGCGCTGACGCTTGTCGGCACGTCGTCCGAGATCGTGATTCGCCTCGTCCCGGCCGACTGA